The Rubrobacter tropicus nucleotide sequence ACGTCCGGGTGGCCGACGACCTGTCGGGTGCCGAGCTCCGTCTCTACGAAGCCCCGGTCGTCGCCCGGCAGCGTCGGGTAGTCGACCTCGGCCACGTAGGGGGAGAAGGTGATCAGGAGGTCGTACGGAAGTGTCTCGCCGTTGGTGTAGTGGACCTCGCCGCTTTCGACCTTCTCGGCCGCGTATTCGGTGTGACCTGCGACTACCCGGCGCTCGAACTCGCCGGTAACGACCTCGTGCAGCCTGGGGCCGAAGGCCTGGATGTAGGTCTGCTCGTAGGTGGACCAGGTGAGATCCACGTTGGCGCGGACCTTCTTGCGCCGGAGGTGGGTGTCGAGCATGAAGACGAGTTCGTAGAGCGGGCCCGCGCACTTGTTGTTCGGGGCGACCAGGAAGAGGACCCTCTTGTGTTCGCCGCGCCGCGCGGCCTCGATCAGATCGTAGAGCGCCAGCCTGAGGCGCAGCATCTCGCGCGGCGTCCAGATGGTCTGGGCGTTCTCTTTGAGGCCCGGCACCTCCTCCGGGCGCATGTCGGCGCCGGTGGCGACCACCAGGAAGTCGTGGGGGATCTTGCGGCCTCCTTCGGTGGACACGGTCCTCGCATCCGGGTCTATCTCGCGCGCGCGGTCCTCGACGAAGGCTATGTTCTTGCGGCGGGTGGGCCGCTGTAGGCCCACCTTCAACTTGTCCGGGTCGAGGCCGAAGGGGATGTAGATGGTGTTCGGCTTGAACAGGAAGTAGTCCCGGTCGGAGACGAGGGTTATGTTCGCCCGGTCCTCGAGCTTCATCCGCAGGTAGAAGGCCGCCTCCAGGCCGCCGAAGCCGCCGCCAAGGACGGTTATGTTGGTCTTGCTCCCGTTCAGCATCGCCGATGCTCCTTTCGATCATCTAGAAAGAGGGCCGGCCTCCCCGGAGGCCGGCCCTCTTTGCCCCACCTACGCGGTGGTCGCGCCACCGGCCTGGCTTCCGCCGCGGCGACCGCGGAATGCCCTGCCCGGGGCTCCGGGGACACCGAGGAAGGGGAGCGCCCACCGGTCGAGGCCCCAGTACCCGGCGACCCGCCAGGACAGCATGAGCCCGATCGCCAGGATGAACATCAGCGGGTTCGCGCCGGCGGTTCCGGCGAAGATAAAGCTCGCGTTCATGAAGCCGCCGAAGAACGCGGCGATGCCGGTGAAGAGGCCGAAGATCAGGCCCAGACCCACCGCTATCTCGCCGAAGACGACCAGGTAGGAGAACAGGGCGGCGTTGGGCATGACGACGCCCTCCAGGAATCCCGCGTACCACTGGGTGACCTGTGGGTGCTCGCCCGTGGTCTGGGCGATCGCGCCCTGCGCGAAGCCCTGGACGGCGCCGCCCGCGCCCTCGCCGATCCAGCCGCCCTCCGTGACCTTGCCCCATCCGGCCAGCAGCCAGAGGGCGCCGAGGTAGACCCGGGCGATCAACCACACAGGCGCCATCCGCGTGTCCGCGAACAGGAACCTGGTTATGTTCGGCTCGGGGACCTGAGTCTCCCTCATATTCGTAGCCGCGCTCAACGTCGCTCCTCTCTGTTGGGGGCGGGCCGCCCACGGCCCGCCCCTTTACCGTCTCAGTGCTGGGGCGACCCTCGGTGGCGCCCTTCGGGCGCGACGCCCTCCAGGTTCTTGCGCCCGTCGAAGTAGCCGCCGATCAGCGGCCCGACCAGGCAGAAGTTGAAGACCCCGGCGGCCACCGGCACGAAGCCGATCAAGCCGACGACCGTCCCCGCCGTACCCCCGATGACGAAGAAGCCGATAAGGATCAGCGCCAGTCCCGCAACCGCCCGGATGACCCGGCCCGTCGGCGTGGACATGAACCTTGCGAACGCCATTTCGGCACCTCCTGGTTAGCCGACGTTCTCTCTGATCCAGAGTCTATTCTGGGGGAGTCTTCCGACCCTGAGCATCCTTGCCCCTTCCGCTGGTCAGGATTGACTATTCACCCATAACTGCGCCTCGTTCCCCGCGTGGCGCAAGGGGCGAACGGCGGCCGAAAAGGTCCGAACCTCGCGGGACTGCCTCTTGCCGAAGACGTTCCCGCCGGATGAGAACGCCGCCCGGCGGAACGCGCCGGCGAAGGAGGTCCTGTTCGTGCCGGGCCACGTTCGGGGATGCCGCCGGGACCGCCCCGGGTCGCCTCCTGCGTCGGACCGTGACGGCCCGTATAATCGTGACGTAAGGCACTTGCTCTTGCGCGTCAGCCGGGTGGGTTTCTGGTGCCGTCGCCGGGGCGACACGGGATACTCTTTCGGACGGGGAGGGTGGTTGTGGATCGGGCACTGCAGCGGGCGGACGCGGGCCACGGACACCGCAAGCTGGCCGTGGGTTGGTTCTCTTTCACCTGTTGCGAGGACAGCACCATCCTCCTGGCGGAGCTATTGAACGACCACCTCGACGAATGGACGAAAGTGGTCGAGTTCCGGCACATGAAGACGCTCAAGTCCAGGAACTCTATGGAGGACCTCGACGTGGCGTTCGTCGAGGGGGCGATCTCTTCGGATTCACAGGCCGAAGAGGTGCGGCGCATCCGGGAGAACGCGCGGTACGTGGTGGCGATAGGCGCCTGCGCCTGTACCGGGAAGCCTTCGACGAGCCGCAACCAGTTCGTCGACGAGCAGATAAACGAACGCATCAGGTGGTACCTGGACCACTTCGACTACGGCAGGGACGTGAAGCCCCTGGACGGTGTCATAAAGGTCGACGACATGGTGCGCGGTTGCCCGATGAAGGTGCAGTCTTTCGAGCAGACGTTGAACAAGTACCTGGAGCTGTTCGAGGTTACCCGGCATGGCTAACAGGAACATAGTCATAGACGCCATCACGAAGATCGAGGGCAACGCCGGGCTCGAGGTGGTGGTCGAGGACGGGGCGGTCAAGGACCTGCGGTTCAAGATCACGGACTACAGGCGGTTTTTGACGGTGGCGGCCAGGGGCAAGCGGACCGTCGCGGTCCCGTCTTTTCTCTCCCGCATCTGCGGCACCTGCTCCGTCTCCCACCTCTTCGCCTCGCTGATGGCGATAGAGAGCGCGCAGGGTATAGAGGTTACGGAGCAGACCAGGACGCTTCGCCGGCTGGCTTACGACGGGCTCATGATCCGGGACCACGCCCTGCACCTGTATTTCTTCGTGCTGCCCGACGTCCTCGGCGTCGATTCGATCTTCGACATCCCGGACGACCCGGGCTCCTTGGGCCACACGCTCCTGCGCGACTCGTTCGACATCAAGCGCCTCGGCACGGATATATCCAACGCCGTCGCGGGCGCCGCGATCCACGCCCCCCTTCCGACCGTGGGCGGGTTTCTGAGGAACCCAGATCAGACGAAGTTCCCCGACCTGGCCACGCGCCTGGAAGCCGTCCGCCCGCAAGTGCTGAGGGGCATAGAGGCGTTCCTGGAGTGGGACGCGAGCCTCGTCCGAAACTCGGACTACCTGTGCCTCCGGAACGACGAGCGGTTCGATTTCCTCGAAGGGGACGTGCTGAACTCGAACGGCGAGAGGGTCTCCGAGTCCCGGTTCGCGGACTACCTGCAGTACGTACGAATCCCCCACTCGCAGGCGGAGGGCTACCGGTTCTCCGACACCCAGGAGGACTACCTCGTTGGC carries:
- a CDS encoding Ni/Fe hydrogenase subunit alpha yields the protein MANRNIVIDAITKIEGNAGLEVVVEDGAVKDLRFKITDYRRFLTVAARGKRTVAVPSFLSRICGTCSVSHLFASLMAIESAQGIEVTEQTRTLRRLAYDGLMIRDHALHLYFFVLPDVLGVDSIFDIPDDPGSLGHTLLRDSFDIKRLGTDISNAVAGAAIHAPLPTVGGFLRNPDQTKFPDLATRLEAVRPQVLRGIEAFLEWDASLVRNSDYLCLRNDERFDFLEGDVLNSNGERVSESRFADYLQYVRIPHSQAEGYRFSDTQEDYLVGALARINLSRDILHPRTRADAADALSAFPSDNIYHNNLAQAVEVLHCVDEAIDILNTIRVADEGPVRDPARSGRGVALIEAPRGLLCHSATVSDEGIVEDYDVVVPTAQNQINIENDLRYHFERNLDKDDDSLKLDAEGIIRAYDPCMSCATNFLKMDLTRR
- a CDS encoding DoxX family protein → MRETQVPEPNITRFLFADTRMAPVWLIARVYLGALWLLAGWGKVTEGGWIGEGAGGAVQGFAQGAIAQTTGEHPQVTQWYAGFLEGVVMPNAALFSYLVVFGEIAVGLGLIFGLFTGIAAFFGGFMNASFIFAGTAGANPLMFILAIGLMLSWRVAGYWGLDRWALPFLGVPGAPGRAFRGRRGGSQAGGATTA
- a CDS encoding NADH-quinone oxidoreductase subunit B family protein, with product MDRALQRADAGHGHRKLAVGWFSFTCCEDSTILLAELLNDHLDEWTKVVEFRHMKTLKSRNSMEDLDVAFVEGAISSDSQAEEVRRIRENARYVVAIGACACTGKPSTSRNQFVDEQINERIRWYLDHFDYGRDVKPLDGVIKVDDMVRGCPMKVQSFEQTLNKYLELFEVTRHG
- a CDS encoding YgaP family membrane protein codes for the protein MAFARFMSTPTGRVIRAVAGLALILIGFFVIGGTAGTVVGLIGFVPVAAGVFNFCLVGPLIGGYFDGRKNLEGVAPEGRHRGSPQH
- a CDS encoding NAD(P)/FAD-dependent oxidoreductase, which encodes MLNGSKTNITVLGGGFGGLEAAFYLRMKLEDRANITLVSDRDYFLFKPNTIYIPFGLDPDKLKVGLQRPTRRKNIAFVEDRAREIDPDARTVSTEGGRKIPHDFLVVATGADMRPEEVPGLKENAQTIWTPREMLRLRLALYDLIEAARRGEHKRVLFLVAPNNKCAGPLYELVFMLDTHLRRKKVRANVDLTWSTYEQTYIQAFGPRLHEVVTGEFERRVVAGHTEYAAEKVESGEVHYTNGETLPYDLLITFSPYVAEVDYPTLPGDDRGFVETELGTRQVVGHPDVYAVGDAGNFPVKQAFLAFLQADAAAEHISSRVLGVEPELAFEPTSMCVMEQFDKATFAQVPLRLTGVPERPIEVDPDAPEAYKVGSYPAWRLGKKMLAYYLPFRFGLGNPFHAGVPWKGMEAGLKAMSGLLAK